One Peromyscus leucopus breed LL Stock chromosome 4, UCI_PerLeu_2.1, whole genome shotgun sequence genomic region harbors:
- the Clp1 gene encoding polyribonucleotide 5'-hydroxyl-kinase Clp1, with product MSEESNDDKKPTTKFELERETELRFEVEASQSVQLELLAGMAEIFGTELTRNKKFTFDAGAKVAVFTWHGCSLQLSGRTEVAYVSKDTPMLLYLNTHTALEQMRRQAEKEEERGPRVMVVGPTDVGKSTVCRLLLNYAVRLGRRPTYVELDVGQGSVSIPGTMGALYIERPADVEEGFSIQAPLVYHFGSTTPGTNIKLYNKITSRLADVFNQRCEVNRRASVSGCVINTCGWVKGSGYQALVHAASAFEVDVVVVLDQERLYNELKRDLPHFVRTVLLPKSGGVVERSKDFRRECRDERIREYFYGFRGCFYPHAFNVKFSDVKIYKVGAPTIPDSCLPLGMSQEDNQLKLVPVTPGRDMVHHLLSVSTAEGTEENLSETSVAGFIVVTSVDLEHQVFTVLSPAPRPLPKNFLLIMDIRFMDLK from the exons ATGAGTGAGGAATCCAACGATGACAAGAAGCCAACGACTAAATTTGAACTGGAGCGAGAAACAGAGCTTCGATTTGAGGTGGAGGCGTCTCAGTCAGTGCAGCTAGAGTTGTTGGCTGGCATGGCGGAGATCTTTGGCACGGAGCTGACCAGAAACAAAAAGTTTACCTTTGATGCTGGTGCCAAGGTGGCTGTTTTCACTTGGCACGGCTGTTCTCTGCAATTGAGTGGCCGGACCGAGGTGGCTTATGTCTCTAAAGACACCCCTATGTTGCTCTACCTCAACACTCATACAGCCTTGGAGCAGATgcggaggcaggcagaaaaggaagaagagagaggcccCCGAGTGATGGTGGTGGGTCCTACTGATGTGGGCAAGTCCACGGTGTGTCGACTGCTACTCAACTATGCAGTGCGTTTGGGCCGCCGTCCTACTTACGTGGAGCTGGATGTGGGTCAGGGCTCTGTGTCCATCCCTGGTACCATGGGGGCCCTCTACATTGAACGGCCAGCAGATGTGGAAGAAGGTTTCTCCATCCAGGCGCCTCTTGTGTATCATTTTGGCTCCACCACTCCTGGCACCAACATCAAGCTTTATAATAAG ATTACATCACGTTTAGCCGATGTGTTCAACCAAAGGTGTGAAGTGAATAGAAGGGCTTCTGTGAGTGGCTGTGTCATTAACACCTGTGGCTGGGTCAAGGGCTCTGGTTACCAGGCCCTGGTGCATGCAGCTTCAGCCTTTGAAGTGGATGTGGTTGTGGTGCTGGATCAAGAACGACTGTACAATGAATTGAAAAGGGACCTGCCTCATTTTGTTCGAACTGTGTTGCTCCCAAAATCAGGGGGTGTGGTGGAACGCTCCAAGGACTTCCGGCGGGAATGTAGGGATGAGCGGATCCGCGAGTACTTCTATGGATTCCGAGGCTGCTTCTATCCTCATGCCTTCAATGTCAAATTTTCGGATGTGAAAATCTACAAAGTAGGGGCACCCACCATCCCAGACTCCTGTTTACCTCTGGGCATGTCTCAGGAAGACAATCAGCTCAAGTTAGTGCCCGTCACCCCTGGCAGAGATATGGTGCACCATCTCCTGAGTGTCAGCACTGCCGAGGGGACAGAGGAAAACCTCTCTGAGACAAGTGTGGCTGGATTCATTGTGGTGACCAGTGTGGACCTGGAACACCAGGTGTTTACTGTCCTGTCTCCAGCCCCCCGCCCACTGCCTAAGAACTTCCTTCTCATCATGGATATCCGGTTCATGGATCTCAAGTAG